A single window of Culicoides brevitarsis isolate CSIRO-B50_1 chromosome 3, AGI_CSIRO_Cbre_v1, whole genome shotgun sequence DNA harbors:
- the LOC134834091 gene encoding uncharacterized protein LOC134834091 isoform X2 encodes MNKSDEEYGKSASQTIMEIATDDSFMLICFISIVAMGIMITLIGNCLCCRRNKAQKVTNAPHRSLPDLPAEIGDTAMDNNSDLYATVGDKMQQKAPEKSPSTLKKQTSISQHSSISQADDFSSPYARVRSPPHAYDKVKRAEHPYAQVGSQMLQDQSLDETDGENSPSQRQSNGNLPETEDNRQDSIPAASAIAGRVSASQDLPYMTPPIHPPQLHFSGDSQDSSKGYTSISVREPLANIIAMTNEQNAQRKRREMSDSHYATVSDDSDEMYAAIDDPNHVDLYTSGSETYAQIQPPSQMTVSVEINATNQVVPQSQDVPASSTTTREAQITQNSSQNDAVVVQVNPTPVPPSIDSLKTHMHSRQASASSCSSSLGYIIGSPKPEKRQANSPLPPTPKSLHKTSSSNLTSGSSNVTSGRNSAASVIEVSNVVGIGKMETPKHDTKKKSPSKDIEGMYAKVMKKTKLFTNLPENNGNVPEMYVSDPDITKEMNIDFDKHETASPGKSSVTSDNNYETIDKKKRNRTGSFTQRDPGYETIPAEKHRKSDLKQNARMSAPVGSLTTTKIEIQEEPGYEILLQPSTVAVDPGYEILKQANNSDYDPNYEVLRPVDDGYARIMDKYRSQNDEDDDLGVSPLDGYAKIGEKKQTNINNNVVVAPVDDDATSNLYSSLTNPPYASLNEVKSNSIAQNTATPSTESFTSSENNLLRPCDASSLTGSDTDPNYESVRYLKVTENPYERLHSEKTSPVSVESGEKSENAQKNVSDFFQV; translated from the exons ATGAACAAAAGTGACGAAGAATACGGTAAAAGTGCATCGCAGACTATTATGGAAATAGCAACAGATGATTCATTCATGCTAATTTGTTTCATCTCAATTGTCGCAATGGGAATTATGATAACGCTAATTGGAAATTGTCTGTGTTGTCGTCGGAATAAAGctcaaaa aGTAACGAACGCTCCTCATAGAAGTCTTCCTGATTTGCCAGCTGAGATCGGAGACACTGCAATGGATAATAATTCGGATTTATATGCGACTGTCGGGGATAAGATGCAGCAAAAAGCTCCCGAAAAGAGTC cATCAACTTTGAAGAAACAAACAAGTATTTCGCAACACAGTTCCATCAGTCAAGCCGATGACTTTAGTTCGCCATATGCGAGAGTTCGTTCGCCGCCTCATGCGTATGATAAGGTTAAACGTGCTGAACATCCGTATGCGCAAGTTGGCTCACAAATGTTGCAAGATCAAAGTTTAGACGAGACAGATGGCGAAAATTCGCCGTCGCAACGACAATCAAACGGAAATTTGCCCGAAACGGAAGACAATCGACAAGATTCCATCCCCGCAGCATCAGCAATCGCAGGTCGCGTATCCGCAAGTCAAGATTTGCCTTATATGACGCCGCCCATTCATCCGCCCCAATTGCATTTCAGCGGAGATTCGCAAGATTCGTCGAAGGGATACACGAGTATTAGTGTCCGTGAGCCTTTAGCTAACATCATTGCCATGACAAACGAACAAAATGCTCAACGGAAACGTCGGGAAATGAGTGATTCGCATTACGCGACAGTTTCTGATGATTCGGATGAGATGTATGCCGCCATCGATGATCCGAATCACGTTGATTTGTACACAAGCGGATCCGAAACTTACGCTCAAATACAACCGCCGAGTCAAATGACGGTTTCTGTGGAAATTAATGCAACAAATCAAGTTGTGCCGCAATCGCAAGACGTTCCTGCGTCTTCGACAACGACTCGAGAAGCTCAAATAACGCAAAATTCGTCGCAAAACGACGCGGTTGTCGTTCAAGTTAATCCAACGCCCGTTCCGCCCTCAATTGACAGCTTAAAAACTCACATGCATTCACGTCAGGCATCCGCAAGTAGTTGTTCCAGCTCTCTCGGATACATCATTGGAAGTCCAAAACCCGAAAAACGTCAAGCAAACTCTCCCTTACCTCCGACGCCAAAAAGTCTCCATAAAACTTCGTCATCGAATTTGACGTCAGGCAGTTCAAATGTCACTTCGGGACGAAATTCGGCAGCTTCGGTCATCGAAGTGAGCAACGTCGTTGGAATTGGAAAGATGGAAACGCCCAAACATGACACGAAAAAGAAAAGTCCCTCGAAAGACATTGAAGGCATGTACGCCAAAGTGATGAAGAAGACAaaacttttcacaaatttaccCGAAAACAACGGAAATGTACCCGAAATGTATGTTTCGGATCCCGATATTACCAAAGAGATGAACATCGACTTTGACAAACACGAGACAGCATCTCCGGGCAAAAGTAGCGTCACTTCCGACAACAATTACGAGACGATAGACAAGAAGAAGCGCAATCGCACGGGATCTTTCACGCAACGAGATCCGGGTTACGAAACAATTCCCGCAGAAAAGCATCGAAAATCGGATTTGAAGCAAAATGCGAGGATGTCAGCGCCTGTTGGTagtttaacaacaacaaaaatcgaaattcaAGAGGAACCGGGATACGAAATACTGCTTCAACCGTCGACAGTTGCTGTTGATCCGGGATACGAGATCTTGAAACAAGCAAATAACTCGGATTACGATCCAAATTATGAAGTTTTGAGACCCGTGGATGACGGATATGCGCGAATTATGGATAAATATCGGTCCCAAAATGACGAAGATGATGATTTGGGAGTCTCCCCGCTTGATGGTTACGCGAAAATTGGCGAAAAGAAACAAACGAACATCAATAATAATGTCGTCGTTGCACCCGTTGACGATGATGCGACGTCAAATCTTTATTCAAGTCTCACAAATCCACCGTACGCAAGTTTAAACGAAGTCAAATCCAACTCAATTGCTCAAAATACCGCAACGCCATCGACGGAAAGCTTTACATCTTCGGAAAATAATTTGCTGAGACCGTGTGATGCGAGTTCGTTGACGGGCAGCGATACCGATCCCAATTACGAGTCTGTGAGATATTTAAAAGTCACGGAAAATCCGTACGAAAGGTTGCACAGTGAGAAAACGAGTCCCGTGAGTGTTGAAAGCGgcgaaaaatctgaaaatgcACAGAAAAACGTTTCGGATTTCTTTCAAGTGTGA
- the LOC134834091 gene encoding uncharacterized protein LOC134834091 isoform X1, protein MNKSDEEYGKSASQTIMEIATDDSFMLICFISIVAMGIMITLIGNCLCCRRNKAQKSEFSGVEGMVKIKKLDEGDFASNTNLNANANNVIELKLHGNDNSTQSNEIKRVTNAPHRSLPDLPAEIGDTAMDNNSDLYATVGDKMQQKAPEKSPSTLKKQTSISQHSSISQADDFSSPYARVRSPPHAYDKVKRAEHPYAQVGSQMLQDQSLDETDGENSPSQRQSNGNLPETEDNRQDSIPAASAIAGRVSASQDLPYMTPPIHPPQLHFSGDSQDSSKGYTSISVREPLANIIAMTNEQNAQRKRREMSDSHYATVSDDSDEMYAAIDDPNHVDLYTSGSETYAQIQPPSQMTVSVEINATNQVVPQSQDVPASSTTTREAQITQNSSQNDAVVVQVNPTPVPPSIDSLKTHMHSRQASASSCSSSLGYIIGSPKPEKRQANSPLPPTPKSLHKTSSSNLTSGSSNVTSGRNSAASVIEVSNVVGIGKMETPKHDTKKKSPSKDIEGMYAKVMKKTKLFTNLPENNGNVPEMYVSDPDITKEMNIDFDKHETASPGKSSVTSDNNYETIDKKKRNRTGSFTQRDPGYETIPAEKHRKSDLKQNARMSAPVGSLTTTKIEIQEEPGYEILLQPSTVAVDPGYEILKQANNSDYDPNYEVLRPVDDGYARIMDKYRSQNDEDDDLGVSPLDGYAKIGEKKQTNINNNVVVAPVDDDATSNLYSSLTNPPYASLNEVKSNSIAQNTATPSTESFTSSENNLLRPCDASSLTGSDTDPNYESVRYLKVTENPYERLHSEKTSPVSVESGEKSENAQKNVSDFFQV, encoded by the exons ATGAACAAAAGTGACGAAGAATACGGTAAAAGTGCATCGCAGACTATTATGGAAATAGCAACAGATGATTCATTCATGCTAATTTGTTTCATCTCAATTGTCGCAATGGGAATTATGATAACGCTAATTGGAAATTGTCTGTGTTGTCGTCGGAATAAAGctcaaaa AAGCGAATTTAGCGGAGTTGAGGGCATGGTAAAGATAAAAAAGCTCGACGAAGGCGATTTTGCATCGAATACGAATCTGAATGCGAATGCAAATAACGTAATTGAACTTAAACTGCATGGAAATGATAATAGCACTCAAAGCAATGAGATTAAAag aGTAACGAACGCTCCTCATAGAAGTCTTCCTGATTTGCCAGCTGAGATCGGAGACACTGCAATGGATAATAATTCGGATTTATATGCGACTGTCGGGGATAAGATGCAGCAAAAAGCTCCCGAAAAGAGTC cATCAACTTTGAAGAAACAAACAAGTATTTCGCAACACAGTTCCATCAGTCAAGCCGATGACTTTAGTTCGCCATATGCGAGAGTTCGTTCGCCGCCTCATGCGTATGATAAGGTTAAACGTGCTGAACATCCGTATGCGCAAGTTGGCTCACAAATGTTGCAAGATCAAAGTTTAGACGAGACAGATGGCGAAAATTCGCCGTCGCAACGACAATCAAACGGAAATTTGCCCGAAACGGAAGACAATCGACAAGATTCCATCCCCGCAGCATCAGCAATCGCAGGTCGCGTATCCGCAAGTCAAGATTTGCCTTATATGACGCCGCCCATTCATCCGCCCCAATTGCATTTCAGCGGAGATTCGCAAGATTCGTCGAAGGGATACACGAGTATTAGTGTCCGTGAGCCTTTAGCTAACATCATTGCCATGACAAACGAACAAAATGCTCAACGGAAACGTCGGGAAATGAGTGATTCGCATTACGCGACAGTTTCTGATGATTCGGATGAGATGTATGCCGCCATCGATGATCCGAATCACGTTGATTTGTACACAAGCGGATCCGAAACTTACGCTCAAATACAACCGCCGAGTCAAATGACGGTTTCTGTGGAAATTAATGCAACAAATCAAGTTGTGCCGCAATCGCAAGACGTTCCTGCGTCTTCGACAACGACTCGAGAAGCTCAAATAACGCAAAATTCGTCGCAAAACGACGCGGTTGTCGTTCAAGTTAATCCAACGCCCGTTCCGCCCTCAATTGACAGCTTAAAAACTCACATGCATTCACGTCAGGCATCCGCAAGTAGTTGTTCCAGCTCTCTCGGATACATCATTGGAAGTCCAAAACCCGAAAAACGTCAAGCAAACTCTCCCTTACCTCCGACGCCAAAAAGTCTCCATAAAACTTCGTCATCGAATTTGACGTCAGGCAGTTCAAATGTCACTTCGGGACGAAATTCGGCAGCTTCGGTCATCGAAGTGAGCAACGTCGTTGGAATTGGAAAGATGGAAACGCCCAAACATGACACGAAAAAGAAAAGTCCCTCGAAAGACATTGAAGGCATGTACGCCAAAGTGATGAAGAAGACAaaacttttcacaaatttaccCGAAAACAACGGAAATGTACCCGAAATGTATGTTTCGGATCCCGATATTACCAAAGAGATGAACATCGACTTTGACAAACACGAGACAGCATCTCCGGGCAAAAGTAGCGTCACTTCCGACAACAATTACGAGACGATAGACAAGAAGAAGCGCAATCGCACGGGATCTTTCACGCAACGAGATCCGGGTTACGAAACAATTCCCGCAGAAAAGCATCGAAAATCGGATTTGAAGCAAAATGCGAGGATGTCAGCGCCTGTTGGTagtttaacaacaacaaaaatcgaaattcaAGAGGAACCGGGATACGAAATACTGCTTCAACCGTCGACAGTTGCTGTTGATCCGGGATACGAGATCTTGAAACAAGCAAATAACTCGGATTACGATCCAAATTATGAAGTTTTGAGACCCGTGGATGACGGATATGCGCGAATTATGGATAAATATCGGTCCCAAAATGACGAAGATGATGATTTGGGAGTCTCCCCGCTTGATGGTTACGCGAAAATTGGCGAAAAGAAACAAACGAACATCAATAATAATGTCGTCGTTGCACCCGTTGACGATGATGCGACGTCAAATCTTTATTCAAGTCTCACAAATCCACCGTACGCAAGTTTAAACGAAGTCAAATCCAACTCAATTGCTCAAAATACCGCAACGCCATCGACGGAAAGCTTTACATCTTCGGAAAATAATTTGCTGAGACCGTGTGATGCGAGTTCGTTGACGGGCAGCGATACCGATCCCAATTACGAGTCTGTGAGATATTTAAAAGTCACGGAAAATCCGTACGAAAGGTTGCACAGTGAGAAAACGAGTCCCGTGAGTGTTGAAAGCGgcgaaaaatctgaaaatgcACAGAAAAACGTTTCGGATTTCTTTCAAGTGTGA
- the LOC134833673 gene encoding cell division cycle protein 16 homolog — MTAEAAKDVEDNEMSEKSRIDIESYRKLVQNYIQVRRHKTALFWAEKASALSNFEVKDVYWQAQCMFLLKEYHRAASLIRYYGFEKSDVLCLYLLAECLYEAKEYQEGLDVLMSAEIEDLGLTTTTVEQEGTLIHLTANEENKNELLASICYIKGKILEAMDNRNLAMDSYVQALQKSVHCYEALDALVQHEMLMAWEERVLLDKLPIIEQCADGEDKILRKLYESKLKKYSDSVVPQTNAEITPVAKKLSTTLINELTEKMKNSRNVTDPKASTIKSNAKCFTPVSANVATPNSNKMLGDFKSTPSYSIHNSLLKVSKSTPDSASSHKKSTKRSLLTAISLQTALTRLNQSVDVMSAQAEKLFYNGEYKKSLKVIDDILKRDIYHTRSLTVKIECLMELKETTALFYLAHRLIDLYPDEAIAWYAVGCYYDLIGKSDQARRYLSKATSLDRLFGPAWLAYGHSFAKENEHDQAMAAYFKATQLMRGCHLPLLYIGVECGLTKNLEMAEKFFFQAMNIAPLDVFVLFELGVIKFEYELYESAEEIFRTTLGMVTEMAHTNGESISSRWEPLLNNLGHCCRKNKKYEEALEFHRRALILKPLSASTYTAFGFCQALMGRLEDAVESFHKSLSLKRDDVVTTTILKQVIEDLIERDNFVGGLMYDDIQAKETSMVTADETSTPTNRLNCVKLIRFDDDSNASQTSDNVDMSIDY, encoded by the exons ATGACTGCGGAAGCTGCGAAAGACGTTGAAGACAACGAAATGTCGGAAAAGTCGCGCATTGACATTGAAAGTTATCGCAAATTAGTTCAGAATTACATTCAAGTT agacGACACAAAACGGCATTATTTTGGGCGGAAAAAGCTTCGGCATTGTcgaattttgaagtaaaagaTGTCTATTGGCAAGCACAATGTATGTTTTTGTTGAAGGAATATCATCGAGCAGCATCGTTGATTCGATATTATGGATTTGAGAAGTCAGATGTGTTGTGTTTGTACCTTTTGGCGGAGTGTTTGTACGAAGCGAAGGAATATCAAGAGGGATTAGATGTTCTAATGAGTGCAGAAATTGAAGATTTGGGacttacaacaacaactgtcGAGCAGGAAGGGACTTTGATTCATTTGACGGCGAATGAAGAGAACAAAAAT GAATTGCTGGCCTCAATTTGTTacattaaaggaaaaatcctCGAAGCAATGGATAATCGTAACTTGGCAATGGATTCCTACGTTCAAGCTTTGCAAAAATCCGTTCATTGTTACGAAGCTTTGGATGCTCTCGTGCAACATGAGATGCTTATGGCATGGGAAGAACGAGTTTTACTCGATAAACTTCCGATAATCGAACAATGCGCCGACGGCGAAGACAAAATCCTGCGAAAATTGTACGAAAGCAAACTCAAAAAGTACTCAGATTCGGTCGTGCCTCAAACAAATGCCGAAATCACGCCTGTCGCGAAGAAATTGAGCACAACTCTCATCAACGAACTCACggaaaagatgaaaaacaGTCGAAATGTCACAGATCCCAAGGCTTCGACGATCAAAAGTAACGCGAAATGCTTCACGCCGGTATCAGCAAATGTCGCAACGCCCAATTCGAACAAAATGTTGGGAGATTTCAAGAGTACGCCATCGTATTCGATCCATAATAGTCTTTTGAAAGTGTCGAAAAGTACCCCAGATTCTGCTTCGAGTCATAAAAAGAGCACAAAACGTTCTTTGTTGACAGCAATAAGTCTTCAGACGGCATTAACGCGCCTCAACCAAAGTGTCGACGTGATGTCAGCTCAAGCGGAGAAGCTTTTCTACAATGGAGAAtacaaaaaatcgttaaaagtGATCGATGACATCCTAAAACGGGATATTTATCATACACGTTCGCTTACTGTCAAGATCGAATGTTTGATGGAACTCAAAGAAACAACGGCTTTGTTCTATTTGGCGCATCGTTTGATCGATTTGTACCCCGATGAAGCGATTGCTTGGTATGCCGTTGGCTGTTATTACGATTTAATTGGGAAAAGTGATCAAGCACGACGTTATTTGTCGAAGGCAACATCGTTAGATCGCTTATTTGGACCTGCTTGGCTCGCATATGGACATTCCTTCGCCAAAGAGAACGAACATGATCAAGCTATGGCGGCATATTTCAAGGCGACACAGTTGATGCGTGGATGTCATTTGCCTCTTTTGTACATCGGAGTCGAATGCGGCCTCACGAAAAACTTGGAAATGGCGGAAAAGTTCTTTTTCCAAGCCATGAACATTGCTCCGTTGGATGTTTTCGTGTTATTCGAACTCGGAGTCATCAAATTCGAATACGAATTATACGAAAGtgctgaagaaatttttcgcacAACTTTGGGAATGGTAACGGAAATGGCGCACACGAATGGCGAATCGATTTCGTCGCGTTGGGAGCCTCTGTTGAATAATCTCGGGCATTGTTGtcgcaaaaataagaaatacgAAGAAGCTTTGGAGTTTCATCGACGTGCTTTGATCCTCAAACCGTTGTCAGCAAGCACATATACGGCATTCGGATTTTGTCAGGCACTGATGGGACGTTTAGAAGATGCGGTTGAGTCATTCCACAAAAGTTTGTCGCTCAAGAGAGATGATGTCGTTACAACAACAATTCTCAAGCAAGTTATCGAAGATCTCATTGAACGTGATAATTTTGTTGGAGGACTCATGTATGATGATATTCAAGCGAAAGAAACGAGTATGGTGACTGCTGATGAGACATCAACTCCCACAAATCGGCTAAATTGCGTAAAACTCATTAGATTTGATGATGACTCGAATGCTTCACAAACTTCCGATAATGTTGATATGAGCATCGATTAttag